A genomic region of Cydia amplana chromosome 5, ilCydAmpl1.1, whole genome shotgun sequence contains the following coding sequences:
- the LOC134648213 gene encoding macrophage mannose receptor 1-like — MTDLMPKRILYVPVNHRAKQRREKYAAGNPVSVTEYEYVPEVDAWLRLHIVPATWSEAAVRCQLEGGFLASPTTDVITETMLYAMQKHKLASNRVFTGITDIRSSGKYESLDGEDLPVHLKWVTRDSIEVETNYCLELTDTGKLTATSCSRVLPYFCRETHNHHCPFTPSAEDSKNNQNYYAVDSKNDQDGIPTASQQCDSNGYEWEPRTGSCYKFHRAAKTWCYALSTCHAEGGHLAIINSDTESTALKELYEQNNHTVITGTTMPYYASIGFRKWDGEWVTVQGETLSEAGFADWSPGEPNGLGEENCGTMYWDGLLNDVPCDKPYAYIWCQYAAGTPLSLTEYEYVPEADAWLRLHIVPASWSDAAVRCQLEDGVLASPTSSALARMMLNAMHKLASRSVFIGATSLFSKGDFKSLDGEDLADSLKWASGEPDNVLNAEDCLALTNAGTLADISCARVLPYFCRKTVHNCSSDNEITSPTPGLRTCNDRSDYKWESSTGSCYKFHGVSKPWRLALATCYAEGGHLAVINSDTESTVLKNLYNNNTDTVTGADQPKHALIGFRKYDDGAWATIFGETLVEAGFASWDVGEPSNGSGVVNEYCGSMHVNGLLNDASCSWKSPFICEITPSQF, encoded by the exons GGGAGAAGTACGCGGCCGGCAATCCAGTGAGCGTCACCGAGTACGAGTACGTGCCAGAAGTGGACGCGTGGCTGCGCCTGCACATCGTGCCCGCTACCTGGTCAGAAGCCGCCGTGCGATGCCAACTAGAAG GAGGATTTTTAGCGTCTCCTACGACCGATGTCATAACTGAAACAATGCTGTACGCGATGCAAAAACACAAACTTGCCTCAAACAGGGTATTTACTGGAATAACAGACATTCGATCCAGTGGAAAGTATGAGTCTTTAGATG GTGAGGATCTGCCCGTTCACCTAAAATGGGTTACAAGGGATTCAATTGAGGTCGAAACCAATTACTGCTTGGAGCTGACTGATACAGGCAAGCTGACTGCCACTAGCTGCTCTCGAGTGCTGCCATACTTCTGCCGCGAGACCCACAACCACCACTGTCCCTTCACTCCCTCCGCTGAAGATTCTAAAAACAACCAAAACTATTATGCTGTCGACAGTAAAAATGATCAGGATGGAATTCCTACAGCGTCACAGCAGTGCGACAGCAATG GGTACGAATGGGAGCCCCGCACCGGCAGCTGCTACAAGTTCCACCGAGCCGCCAAAACCTGGTGCTATGCCCTGTCCACGTGCCACGCCGAGGGCGGACATCTGGCCATCATCAACAGCGACACCGAATCTACAGCTCTCAAGGAACTGTACGAACAAAACAACCACACTGTGATTACTGGAACAACGATGCCTTATTATGCCTCTATTGGATTCAGGAAGTGGGATGGCGAGTGGGTGACTGTACAAG gAGAAACGCTCTCCGAGGCTGGTTTCGCGGATTGGTCCCCCGGCGAACCCAACGGCCTGGGAGAAGAGAACTGCGGAACCATGTACTGGGATGGACTGCTCAACGACGTCCCGTGCGACAAGCCGTACGCATACATCT GGTGTCAGTACGCGGCCGGCACTCCCTTGAGCCTCACCGAGTACGAGTACGTGCCGGAGGCGGACGCGTGGCTGCGCCTGCACATCGTGCCCGCTTCCTGGTCAGACGCCGCCGTGCGCTGCCAACTCGAGG ATGGTGTGTTGGCATCTCCCACATCCAGCGCACTAGCGCGGATGATGCTGAACGCAATGCACAAACTGGCTTCACGCAGTGTGTTCATCGGAGCAACGAGCCTTTTCTCCAAGGGAGACTTTAAGTCGTTGGACG GAGAGGATCTCGCTGACAGCTTGAAGTGGGCCTCCGGCGAGCCGGACAATGTCCTTAACGCCGAGGACTGCCTGGCGCTGACCAACGCGGGCACGCTGGCGGACATCAGCTGCGCTAGAGTGCTGCCCTACTTTTGCCGCAAGACCGTCCACAACTGCTCCTCCGACAATGAAATCACAAGTCCTACACCTGGCCTGCGAACATGCAACGATC GATCTGACTACAAATGGGAGTCCAGCACCGGCAGCTGCTACAAGTTCCACGGCGTGTCGAAACCCTGGCGCCTCGCCCTGGCCACGTGCTACGCCGAGGGTGGACATCTGGCAGTCATCAACAGCGACACCGAGTCTACTGTTCTCAAGAACCTTTACAATAACAACACAGACACAGTCACCGGAGCAGATCAACCTAAACATGCATTGATTGGCTTCAGGAAATATGATGATGGCGCGTGGGCAACTATATTTG GTGAGACGCTCGTCGAGGCCGGATTCGCGAGCTGGGACGTGGGCGAGCCAAGCAACGGCAGTGGAGTGGTGAACGAGTACTGCGGCTCCATGCACGTGAACGGGTTGCTCAACGACGCCTCCTGCTCCTGGAAGTCGCCGTTCATTTGCGAAATTACCCCTTCAcagttttga